TTTATATGGTTAGTGTCACGGTTGTTTACCTGAATATCGTTTAGTTTTGCAACTATGTTATTATTGTTGAACATAGAGAAGACATAGGAGTTTACCATGCTGACTTTTGTATCTCGAAACAATTGCTCATCAATTCCCTCTTTTCGAACCTTGCTCAGCGTATCTTTTATTGCTGATATTGATTGACTGGCAGTAGAACTATCAGTATTAATACTTCCAGCTATAACGTTCCCATGTTTATTGGGAATAATACTTGCATAAACACCATAAGTAATACCCAAGTTTTGCCTTAGCTCTTTCATTAATATTGAATTCAATCCCATGCCACCAAGTGCATTAATCAAGACACTAGCGTTATAATAATTAGGATCTTCATAAGCTATACCTTTTTGAGCAAAAAGTATCACACTCTGTGGTATATCCATAAAAATATTCTTACTTTCTGCAGAACCAAAATCATTTTTCACAGGTATTTTTCTAACTTTTGATCTTTTTGACGGCAATTTAGATAAATATTTATCTAACAACGTAATAATTTCTTCTTTTTTTGCACAACCAGCAACACTGATAACTATGTTATCTTTAGCAAAATTACGCTTTATGTATGTTAAAACATCATCTCTAGTAATGCTCATTATATTGTCAGGAGTACCGTACACACTTTTTGAGTAAGGATGCTTTTTAAATAGCAACGTTTCCAATTCTTTTCCAGCAACAAAAAAAGGATTTTTTTCAAGATTATTAAAATCAACTTTGGCTTTCTCGAAAACTCTATTCAACCCTTC
The nucleotide sequence above comes from Wolbachia endosymbiont of Oedothorax gibbosus. Encoded proteins:
- a CDS encoding M16 family metallopeptidase encodes the protein MKISKIIFLFFFCLGFNLQASGNLNIEEVTTRKGFKFLFVENCDLPKVSLNISFKDAGYVYENAEKQGLTWFTSLIIQEGAGKNDARDFAKKLEDKGISLNFIAGLETFGVSLDTLSENLEEGVSLLSDAIIRPKVDSEGLNRVFEKAKVDFNNLEKNPFFVAGKELETLLFKKHPYSKSVYGTPDNIMSITRDDVLTYIKRNFAKDNIVISVAGCAKKEEIITLLDKYLSKLPSKRSKVRKIPVKNDFGSAESKNIFMDIPQSVILFAQKGIAYEDPNYYNASVLINALGGMGLNSILMKELRQNLGITYGVYASIIPNKHGNVIAGSINTDSSTASQSISAIKDTLSKVRKEGIDEQLFRDTKVSMVNSYVFSMFNNNNIVAKLNDIQVNNRDTNHINDFVSLINDVKLEEVNELASSLLEPENLFFVEVGKNAQGQ